The nucleotide window AGGGGTAAAAATCAACGATAAGCACTTTGAGGTAGTTGTTAGACAAATGATGCGTAAGCTTCAAATTTTGGATGCTGGTGATACTAAATTCTTAGAAAATTCATTGGTACACAAAAATGATTTCTTGGAAGAAAATGATATGATCTTTACAATGAAGGTAATTACAGACCCAGGAGGTTCTGAAGAACTTCATGCAGGTCAGTTGATTTCTCTAAGAGAGTTGAGAGATGAAAACTCAAAATTAAGAAGAAAAGATTTAGCACTTGTGGAATACAGAGATGCACAGCCAGCAACGGCAATGCCAGTATTACAAGGTATTACAAGAGCTTCTCTTCAAACAAAGAGTTTCATGTCTGCAGCATCTTTCCAGGAAACAACAAAGGTACTGAACCAGTCAGCTGTTAGAGGACAAGTAGATTACTTAGAAGGTCTTAAAGAAAACGTTATTGTAGGACATAAAATTCCTGCAGGAACTGGTTTCAAGCATTATGAAGAACTTAAAGTTTCTCGTGCAGAAGACTAATAAAAAAAGTTTACCCATAATAAAAAAACAATCCATGAATCATCTTCATGGATTGTTTTGTTTTAAGGCTATTTTTCGCATTTTGTCCGTGAAATAGGATTGTTTATCGAAGTTTCTGTTATTCCTATTCCTATTATTATTTAATTTATAACCAAAATAATTTATTATGAGAACTATTTTTATAGGCATTACTATATTATTTACCTCAATGTTATCTATTCAATCATGCTCTAAAGAAGTAATAGAAACATCAACAGAATCTTCTACGCTTATCAAAAGAAATCTGCAGAAGAATCTCTAAGCAGCACTCCTAGTACTTGTGGGCTTAGAAGCGGAGAAAAATTAGCCATGACATTTCCTTTTAGTCTTGGTAAAGAGCGTTTTAAGGATATTTTCTCAGGTACTTTTAGATTTTTGGAACCAGGGAAACACTATCTTAGGTTTACTGTAAATAAGGAAGAAGGGAAACTAAAAATAAGTGTAAATAATTTTCCACAACCTGTTACCACTCCGCCTTCTTCCGATCAAGTGTTGTATGAAACAAAGTCTGATGTGCTGGCACATGAGTATTTACTTAATTATACTTGGAATCTTCATTTTAATCCAGAGATGGGTTTGTCTCCTTGTGAGAATGATTTTGAACTTATTATATTGTAAATTTGTTGTTAAGACATGAATAAATAAAGGCTAAATCCTTCTATTCAAAAGAGATATCGATATAGAGAATTGTTGTAGACAATTATGATATTTAGAAAAGGTTATCTATTTTACTAGGTAGCCTTTTTGTTTTTAAGAAATAATGTAAATTCGGAAAACGAAAAAAAACGATTAATAAATCAATCATGTCAGATAACAAAAACGAAAACAATATCAGCATAGAGCTGACAGAAGAAACAGCAAATGGACAATACAGCAATTTGGCAATCATCAATCATTCGCCATCAGAGTTTGTATTAGATTTTGTAAATATGATGCCTAATGTCCCTAAAGCAAAAGTTCAGTCAAGAATGATTATGGCTCCTATTCATGCCAAAAGATTACTTGCGGCACTTCAACAAAATGTTCAAAACTATGAACAAGCTTTTGGTGTAATTGAGGATAAAGTTCCTGCTGGAAGTGGTGTGCCAAACACAATGAATATGCCTTATATGGGGACCAAAGGAGAAGCTTAAAAGGTTACGATGCTATTATTAGGTGCTATATTTATTCTTTTCAGAATGCTTATTCGCAACACCTATTAGGAATCCTCAATCTTTTGATACAGTTCAATTTTCCAAAATATAGGAAAAACAAAAACACCACCAAAAAAATCTATTTTTTTGGTGGTGTTTTTGTTTTTATTCTTACAGTATTATCGATTTTTTTCTTCTCGGTAAGACTGAGTATATCGATCAAAAATATGTTTGTGAATATCATCTATAGTCAGTAAAATTCCCGTTTCTTCCACATTTCCAAAATCGGGATTTGAAGCTGTACCGAAAGTTTTCATAGTATCTGAAAGATGCATATAAGAGTTGATAAGTGGGGGTACCATTTCTTTGCGTTCTCTTACAAAACTCTTCAAGAATTTATACCCTTCCTTAAAGTTACTTACATTCTGAAGAGCGCCCTTAAATTGAGTAATATTGGAAGTCAGCCCTCTACTCATTTTCGGTTCTACCAAATGATCTTTATCAGGGAAAAAATATTTCATTACATAAAGCAATGCATCACGGCATTCTGCTTGGTAATCCTTGTACATGGTTACTTTCCCAAATAAATAACGAATTTCGTCTTGATGTCTCACCACTAAAGCTCCCAGTCCGTCCCAAAGATTATCTAAGGCAAAAAGCCCTTTTTTGGGATTTTGATTTGGTTGATATTCTGGACGAATCCAAGATCTTCCTAGCTCTATGGTATAAGGAAGATACAATCGTTTAAAATCCTCAGAAAAATCAAAATAATTGATAGTAGAAAGCTCAAGAGGCTTAGTATCTAGTACATCTTTACAGAGAATATAACGATACCCTCCAATAATTTCTTCTTCTTCTGGAGACCAAACGATCAATTGTTGATAGCAATTGGCAGAAGTATCATAAGAATCTAGGTCCAATTCTTTACCTGTTCCTCCTCCAGAAGAGGCAAAGGTGATTTCTCGTAAGCGACCAATTTCCTTTAAAGTATTAGGAGCATTCTGGGCATTAATAATATAAATTTCGTTATCAAGCTTATTCGTTTTTCTTACGAAGCGTTCTTGGTTAAGCTCTTTTTTTATGAGGGCTTTATCTATGGGAGGATGTATATAACTTAAATCTGTTTCTTGGGTAGTCATCTTGTTTTTCTTTTATTGATAAACAATTTCTCTAACATGGTTTGCCCATTCTTTATCCGTTTTACTTTTATCAAAAGTAGTATGAGGAATAGGTTTTCCAAAACGAACTTTTACGGTTTTCCCTTTGAGTTTAAAAAGTTCATGAGCCAAATAGAGCATTTCAATATTCGCCTTTATTCCAAGAAAGGTACGGATATTTGCTAAGCGATAAAAGAAATTACTCAGTTTTCCATCTATAAACACAGGAACTACGGCTTTATCATAACGCTTGGATCTTGAAACAAAAGTCTTTTGCCATTCAAAATCTCTTACTTTTCCCTTAATTTTTCTACTCACAAATCCAGAAGGAAAAAGAAAAATAGCTTTGTCTGAGGCGAAAAGTTCATTGACTTTCTCTAGGCTTTTAGCCGATTTTTTACCGTGTAAATTCACACCTACAAACATTTCTTTAAGGTTCTCTAGATTTAAGAGTAAATCATTCACAATAAAATTAATGTCCTTTCTTATAGGTTTAAGAATCGTAACAATAGCTAAGGCATCCATTCCACCAAGTGGATGGTTAGCAGCTAAAATAATACCACCTTTAGTAGGAATATTTTCTATACCTTCTACTTCTAGGTTAATTCCAAATCTTTGAATAATATTTTCACAAAAAGCCTCATTTTTGAGTTTTTTGTTTTCTATAATGATTTGATTAATTTCTTCTTGATGAAGAATTCTTTTGAGATAACGAATGATAAAACCTGGAATTTTTTTGGTAATTCCTGGGTTTTTGGATTCCATTAATTTTTCTAAATCAATAAAACGATCCTCAACAGCGATGTCTTTTTTTTGCTCCATTTTGTATCCTTTTGAGATAGATATTCCCCTTCGAGAATCTTATTTTTGGTCTGAAGAACTGAAATATAAAGTACAGTATTCTGTAAGTCAAATAAAAAGGATATTCTCGAAAAGTTATTGTAAAAAAAAACCGATTAATTGATTAATCGGTTTTCAATTTCGTTCATTAAAAATAAACTAATTTCTTCTTCTACGTCTTCTTTCGGGACTTTTTCTTCGTCCTGGACGAGATTTTTTTTCTTTCGTAAGTTCTACACTCACATTTCTGCCTTTCCAGGTAGAACCATTAAATTTATCAAAAACAAGTTTTTCGTTTCTTGATGCTACAGTAAAGAAAGAGAAAGTTTTCATTACATCTACATGAGTGAAATCATCTTTTCCAAGACCTGTAGTTTCTCTCAAGACGTCTTTAAGTTCTGTCCAAGATTTAAAACCATCTTTTTCTCCAATGCTGATATAGAATCTTTTTCTATCTCCTTTTCCGCTTCCTCGTTCATCATTTCTTTGTCCTTTGTGGTTGATATCATCATCAGATACCCCCTTCAAGAAGATTTCCATTTCCATGGTAACGAATTTTTGAAGCAATTCTTCTTTGGATACTGCATCAAATTCTTCACTAAGGTAAGAAGTGTATTTGGAAATTAATTCTTCGTTGATTTCTTGGTTTTTAAGCTTGTTAACTACCTGCATCAACTTGTTGTTCGCTACATCTTTTGACGATGGAAGGAGAACTTTATCAAATTCTTTTTTGATAACTCTTTCAATAGCTTTAATCTTTTTTCTTTCACTAGAAGTCGTAATAGAAATCGAAATTCCGCTTTTACCTGCTCTTCCTGTTCTACCAGATCTATGTGTGTAAGATTCAATTTGTTCAGGGAGTTTGTAGTGAATTACGTGTGTAATATCATTTACATCTATTCCTCTGGCTGCCACATCTGTTGCTACTAGAAATTGGATATTTCTTTTTCTGAAATGCCCCATTACGGTATCTCTTTGAGCCTGAGATAAATCACCATGAAGAGGACCTGCGTTATATCCATCATTGATTAATTTTGCAGCTACATCTTGTGTTTCATGACGTGTTCTACAAAAAATAACACCAAACATATCTTGTTGGAAATCAATCAATCTTTTGAGAGCTTGATAACGATTGAAGTTTTGAACAACCACATACTGGTGTGCTACATTATTACTTCCTTCGTTTTTTCTACCACAAGTAATTTCAAAAGGATTGCTCATATATTCTTTAGCAATTCTTGATACTTCTGGTGGCATAGTTGCCGAGAATAACCATGTATTTCTTTCTTCACCGCATCGGTCTAGAATAAAATCAAGATCATCTTTAAAACCCATATTAAGCATTTCGTCAGCTTCATCGAGAATACAAACCTTGATTTCTTCAAGTTTAATCATTCTTCTCTTGAGCATATCTTTTAATCGACCTGGTGTGGCAACTACGATTTGCGGGTTTCTTTTAATATCGCGATATTGGTTTTCAATACTTGCTCCACCATAAACAGTTGCCACTTTTATTTTTGGTAAGTACTTGGAAAAGCTTTTGATGTCTTCTGCAATTTGCAATGCCAATTCTCTTGTTGGCGAAAGAATAACACCTTGTATGTGCTTTTTGCTCGTGTTGATGTGTTGCAATAATGGGAGAGAAAACGCTGCGGTTTTTCCTGTTCCTGTTTGTGCCAATGATACAAGATCCGACTGATCTTGAAGTAGATGAGGAATGGCTTTTTGTTGTACTTCCGACGGTTTTTCGTATCCTAAGTCTCCAACTGCTGCCACCAAACGTTCATCCAAGCCTAATGCTAAAAATGGGTTGTCCATTGTGGTTGTTTAAAATTAATCTGCAAAGGTACGATTATAATTAGGTAAAAGTTTTTTTTGATTCATTTTTGATTCATTTTTGATGAAAATATTTAAAATTAATAGTTTATTGCCTTTGTGGTATCATCTATTTATTTAACAGATTAGTAAGGAGGGTCTTATTGTTTTGGATATTTTTAAACTCGGTATTTTTTGCTTAAAATTGTCTTCGAATTAAAATTTAATTAGAATGAAATTATCATATTATTCTCTTTTGGTTTCTCTGGCTATCATATTTTTACAGGTTAGTTGCACTTTTGAAGAAGATTCAGACCAATATTTATTGGAAAAAGATAAGAAAGAATTAGCGGGCAGTTTAAAATCTGATAAAATTCTGATTTATAAATTTGGTAAAATAGCGATAAGATCCTCGGCTGTAAAAGATCCTCTTTCTGATGATTTAAAAGATTTTCAAAAGGATCTTCAGTCTGTTTCAGAGGTGATGTTAGATAACGAAGTTGATGATCTAGAATCCTTAACTGTTTTGGATTATCTAAAAATGTATCGAACTTATCGCAGTTTAAAAAAGTTTGTTATACAAACGGATGAAGATATTTTCCCGACGCTTATAGAGTCCTTAAATTTTGTTTATGGAGATTCGAATCTAAGATCAGAGCCTTTTATGCAGGGTGAAGAAAGAATTCAAGCTCAAAATATAGAGCACGCTTTATTGAGTATTATGGTGTTGTTTAGTAAAGACTTAGGGAAAGAGGTTTCGTTATATGAGTGTTCGAAGACTAACCCCGAGTCATTACCTGATTCTGAAATTAAAGGATTATTACAATTCTGTAGAGCATTCTTGTTTTTTGAAAAAGGTCTATTTTACTTGTCAGAGGATGAGATATCTAGAAATATTAATTGGTTAAACGAAAACCAAAAAATGGACTTACGTTATACGCGAATGTTTTTCAGATGGGGGCATCTGAATGACGAGACTACTTATAAAAAATTTCACGCTATTAACCATTTATTTAGAGGGATGAATAGACTGATGATGGAGAGAGAAATAGATGACAAAAGGGCTTTAGAAGATTTTGAGGTAGTAATAAATGACGCTCATGCGTTAGGTGTGGATAATGAGTTAATATGGGGAGTGGAAACGTATTTTTATTTAAAAAATGACGAGCCTGAAAAGGCAATTTTGGCAATGAGTAAACTCGAAAAAAGTAAATTTTTTTCTCAAAGGGAGAAAAAACATTTTCGTGAATCTATTGAATATGTAAAGAATCGGAAGAGTGACGATATGCTTAATGGAGTTTTTGATAAATATTTTTTAAGCAAAGTAGCCAGTAAATATCTCTTTTCTATATTGGCAGAGGTGAATTGGGAAAAGGTCTTAAAAGATGAAAAAGTTCCACATGTCGAAAAAATATTTGAAAATAAAAGAAGAGTAGAAAAAATTATTCAAAAAATAGAAAAGTATTCCAGCGCAGAAGGTATTGAAGAAAAAGGAGAACAAATCAAACAGGAAAGTAAGAGAATCTGGGAAAAAGCTAAGGGACTGTTAGAATAACTTTCTATAACAAACCAAAATATCTACGAATAAACCACTCGAGTAATGCAAGGGTGAGAATGATGAGTAGTATTTCCCAAAAGTCAAATAAACTTTTAGCACTCGTAAGAGTATAAGATTCATTTCTGATGTCTTGACTTTCTAAGAATTTAATGAGTTCTTTTTTGTTTTTGAAACTGAAAAATAGTCCATTAGTTTCCTTGGAAATTAGACGTAATAATTGATGATCAGCTTGAAGGTTTTCAAGTTCTAAATCGTTTTTTAAAGACTCAAAAGTACCAGAGTAAATCGTTTTCTTATTTTTTATAATGTGATAAGTATAGATTCCGATTTCTTCAAAGATCAAGTTTTTCTGATATTTTCCATCAAGTTTATCGAGTGTTTGATTAATCTTATTTCCTTTTGGAGAAGTGATTTTGAGCTCCAAAATATCTTTATTTACGGCTTCATACGAATCATTGTAAGTCAAAACTTCTAGGATATTCTCCGTATTCACGAAGCTTCTTTTTGGAAATTGAATATAGATTTTTCTTTTGTTCTTTTGAATCCCTAGTAACCTGAAAATATTTTGGAATAATAAATCAAAGTCTTGATGATTTTCTTCTTTTTGAAAATAGTTCATTCGCCAT belongs to Flavobacteriales bacterium and includes:
- a CDS encoding DUF3467 domain-containing protein, which codes for MSDNKNENNISIELTEETANGQYSNLAIINHSPSEFVLDFVNMMPNVPKAKVQSRMIMAPIHAKRLLAALQQNVQNYEQAFGVIEDKVPAGSGVPNTMNMPYMGTKGEA
- a CDS encoding GNAT family N-acetyltransferase is translated as MTTQETDLSYIHPPIDKALIKKELNQERFVRKTNKLDNEIYIINAQNAPNTLKEIGRLREITFASSGGGTGKELDLDSYDTSANCYQQLIVWSPEEEEIIGGYRYILCKDVLDTKPLELSTINYFDFSEDFKRLYLPYTIELGRSWIRPEYQPNQNPKKGLFALDNLWDGLGALVVRHQDEIRYLFGKVTMYKDYQAECRDALLYVMKYFFPDKDHLVEPKMSRGLTSNITQFKGALQNVSNFKEGYKFLKSFVRERKEMVPPLINSYMHLSDTMKTFGTASNPDFGNVEETGILLTIDDIHKHIFDRYTQSYREEKNR
- a CDS encoding 1-acyl-sn-glycerol-3-phosphate acyltransferase, encoding MEQKKDIAVEDRFIDLEKLMESKNPGITKKIPGFIIRYLKRILHQEEINQIIIENKKLKNEAFCENIIQRFGINLEVEGIENIPTKGGIILAANHPLGGMDALAIVTILKPIRKDINFIVNDLLLNLENLKEMFVGVNLHGKKSAKSLEKVNELFASDKAIFLFPSGFVSRKIKGKVRDFEWQKTFVSRSKRYDKAVVPVFIDGKLSNFFYRLANIRTFLGIKANIEMLYLAHELFKLKGKTVKVRFGKPIPHTTFDKSKTDKEWANHVREIVYQ
- a CDS encoding DEAD/DEAH box helicase codes for the protein MDNPFLALGLDERLVAAVGDLGYEKPSEVQQKAIPHLLQDQSDLVSLAQTGTGKTAAFSLPLLQHINTSKKHIQGVILSPTRELALQIAEDIKSFSKYLPKIKVATVYGGASIENQYRDIKRNPQIVVATPGRLKDMLKRRMIKLEEIKVCILDEADEMLNMGFKDDLDFILDRCGEERNTWLFSATMPPEVSRIAKEYMSNPFEITCGRKNEGSNNVAHQYVVVQNFNRYQALKRLIDFQQDMFGVIFCRTRHETQDVAAKLINDGYNAGPLHGDLSQAQRDTVMGHFRKRNIQFLVATDVAARGIDVNDITHVIHYKLPEQIESYTHRSGRTGRAGKSGISISITTSSERKKIKAIERVIKKEFDKVLLPSSKDVANNKLMQVVNKLKNQEINEELISKYTSYLSEEFDAVSKEELLQKFVTMEMEIFLKGVSDDDINHKGQRNDERGSGKGDRKRFYISIGEKDGFKSWTELKDVLRETTGLGKDDFTHVDVMKTFSFFTVASRNEKLVFDKFNGSTWKGRNVSVELTKEKKSRPGRRKSPERRRRRRN
- a CDS encoding short-chain dehydrogenase; the protein is MKLSYYSLLVSLAIIFLQVSCTFEEDSDQYLLEKDKKELAGSLKSDKILIYKFGKIAIRSSAVKDPLSDDLKDFQKDLQSVSEVMLDNEVDDLESLTVLDYLKMYRTYRSLKKFVIQTDEDIFPTLIESLNFVYGDSNLRSEPFMQGEERIQAQNIEHALLSIMVLFSKDLGKEVSLYECSKTNPESLPDSEIKGLLQFCRAFLFFEKGLFYLSEDEISRNINWLNENQKMDLRYTRMFFRWGHLNDETTYKKFHAINHLFRGMNRLMMEREIDDKRALEDFEVVINDAHALGVDNELIWGVETYFYLKNDEPEKAILAMSKLEKSKFFSQREKKHFRESIEYVKNRKSDDMLNGVFDKYFLSKVASKYLFSILAEVNWEKVLKDEKVPHVEKIFENKRRVEKIIQKIEKYSSAEGIEEKGEQIKQESKRIWEKAKGLLE